The region AGACGACCGACCACGGCGGTATCGAAAAGCAAATAAGCCGGCATGGCCGCCAGCACACCAAGTGCTGGGAAGGCCAGCCGGAAGACATCACGTGCCCCGACGTTCATCGAACAGCTTCTACCAACTGCTCGACGATTTCCTCCGGGGTGCCCTGCGCGGTGTAACCTGCGGCAGGCACGTGGCCGCCACCACCCATGGACAGCGCGATTTCCGAGCAGTCAATGGCGGAAGAACGCAGCGAGACTGCCCAGATGCCCGGTGCTTGTTCTTTAAAGACCACGCCCATATCGGTGCCTTCGAGGGCACGGACGAAGTCAACGAGGGACTCCACAGCAGAATCGGAATGTCCACCGATGATGTCGAGATGACCGATGAGCACGCCCATGCGGATCTTGCCGGCTTCGACAATCTGCAGTCCAGACAGCACGCGGCCGACCATCTGCAGGTCGTGGGACGTCGTGGAATCCAGCAGTTGCTCGGCAATCTTCTTGGTATCCAAGCCGTATTGCATCAGGCGCGCGGCGGCATCATGCATGACCGGACGACCCCAGCGGAAGCTACCGGTATCGGTCATCAGTCCGGCGTAGAGGCAATGCGCGATCACGCGGTCAATCTGCACCGACATCATGTCGAAGACGTCCATGAGCACCATCGTGGTGGACTCAGCGTCTTTATCGACTAAGTTCATCGAGCCAAAGCCCGGGTTGGACGCATGGTGGTCGATGCACAGCAAACGACCTGCCTCGGCAACTTCCTTAAGCTCACCGGCCAAGAAACCAGTACGGTCAATCGAGCCGCAATCCACCGTCACATAAAGGTCATAGCCTTTGGGCAGTTCGCGCACGAGCGCTACTTCCCCAGCGGTTGGAATGGACTTGAGGTTGCGGGAGATTTGCCGGTCCTGACCAATGACTGCGCAGACTTCCTTGCCCCGCTGGCGCAGTGCCAAAAGCAGGGATGCTGCGGAACCAATTGCGTCAGCGTCCGGGCGAAGGTGCGTAATTACGCAAATGCTGCTGGCTTCGCTCAGGGCGTTGACGGCATGCCGATATGCTGCCACTTATCCCTGCTCCTTGTACGGATCGGCCTCACCAGCCGGCTTCGCGCCTTCCTTTAGCTTTGCTAGTTCTGCATCGCGTGCGCGCGCACGCGCCAGCAGTTCTTCCATGTGTGCCGATGCCTCAGGCACGGTATCCAGCTCGAAGCTCAGGGTCGGAGTAAAGCGGACCGACAGCTGGTCGCCGACAATCTTGCGCAGCTGACCCTTGGCACGGTTGAGCGCTTCAGCAGCCTGGTCGGTATCTGGCTCGGAGTCAATGTCCTTTCCGCGAACGGTGTAGAACACCGTGGCGTCATGCAGGTCGCCTGTGACTCGGGTGTCGGTGATGGTCACCAACTCCAGGCGGCGATCCTTGACCTCTCGTTCGATCGCGTTCGCCACAATTGCTTGGATGCGCTTGGCCATACGTGCCGCGCGTGCGTGGTCTGCCATCCCGGCTGCCTCCTTGTTTTCTTCATCTGCCCGACATTCGGGTTGAAAGAATGTAGTCCAATTTTAGACCAGCACAGAAGTCGGAGAAAACTTGCACACGCGAAACCCCGCCAGGGATTTCTCCACTGACGGGGTAAACACGTTCTCCTTACCACGTAAAGCGTGAACGCTTTTACGTGCGTGGGACCTCGACCTCTTCGTAGGCCTGGATGGTGTCGCCGACCTGGATGTCTGGGTAGGACAGCACCATACCGCACTCGTAACCGGCCTTGATCTCGGTTGCGTCGTCCTTTTCGTGACGCAGCGATTCGATCTTGGCATCGGAGGTGATGACGTTGCCGTCACGGACCAGGCGAACCTTGCCGTTGCGCTTGACCGAGCCCTCGGTAACCATGCAACCGGCGATGGTGCCGACTGCGGAGGACTTGAACAGTGCACGGATCTCTGCCACACCGGTGTCGCGCTCTTCGTAGATTGGCTTGAGCATGCCCTTGAGAGCTGCCTCGATCTCTTCGATAGCGCGGTAGATGATGGTGTAGTAGCGGATGTCGACGCCCTCGGCGTTGGCTTCCTCAGTTGCCTTGCCCTCAGCGCGAACGTTGAAGGCGATGATGACGGCATCGGAAGCTGCTGCCAGGGAGACGTTGGTCTGGGTAACCGCACCGACGCCACGGTCGATGATGTTCAGCTCGACCTCGTCGTCGACGTTGATGTCCAGCAACGCATCTTCCAGGGCCTCGACAGAACCAGCGTTGTCGCCCTTGAGGATGAGGTTGAGGGTGGAAGTTTCCTTCAGCACCGCATCCAGATCCTCCAGGCTGACGCGCTTGCGTGCCTTGGCCTGCAGAGCAGAACGCTTGCGGGCATCGCGCTGTGCAGCAATCTGACGTGCCACACGGTCATCTTCGACTACCAGCAGGTTGTCGCCGGCACCCGGGACGCCGTTAAGGCCCTGGACCTGTACCGGACGGGACGGACCTGCCTCTTCGACGTCGTCGCCGAACTCATCGAACATGCGACGGACACGACCGTGCGAGTCGCCGACCACGATGGAGTCGCCGACGCGCAGGGTACCGCGCTGGACGATGACGGTGGCAACCGGGCCACGGCCACGGTCCAGGTGGGCTTCGATGGCCACACCCTGGGCATCCATGTCCGGGTTTGCGGTCAGCTCCAGTGCAGCATCGGCAGTCAGCACGACAGCCTCGAGCAGCTCGTCGATGTTCTGGTTAGCCTTCGCGGAGATGTCGACGAACATAGTGTCGCCGCCATACTCTTCCGGAATCAGGCCGTACTCGGTGAGCTGGCCACGGATCTTATCCGGCTGAGCCTCTGGCTTATCGATCTTGTTCACTGCCACGACGACCGGGATATCGGCTGCCTTGGCGTGGTTGATCGCCTCGACGGTCTGCGGCATGACGCCATCGTCAGCTGCGACGACCAGGATGGCCAAGTCGGTGGACTCAGCACCACGGGCACGCATGGCGGTAAAAGCCTCGTGACCCGGGGTATCCAGGAAGGTGATGGCGCGCTCGCCACCGCCGACGTCGACGCGGGTCTGGTATGCGCCGATGCCCTGGGTGATGCCGCCGGCCTCGCCGACACGCTCGTTGGTCTTACGGATGGAGTCCAACAGGCGGGTCTTACCGTGGTCGACGTGACCCATGACGGTCACGACTGGAGGACGGTTTTCGAGGGCTTCCTCGCCACCTTCGTCCTCACCGAACTGCAGGTCGAAGGACTCGAGCAGCTCGCGGTCCTCGTCCTCTGGGGAGACGACCTCGACCTCGTAGTTGATCTCCGAACCCAGCAGCTGCAGGGTGTCTTCGGAAACAGAGGCGGTAGCGGTAACCATCTCGCCCAGGTTGAACAGTGCCTGAACCAGGGAGGCTGGATCTGCACCGATCTTCTCGGCGAAGTCAGCCAGCGAAGCACCACGACGCAGACGCACCTTAGCGCCCTTGCCGTCAGGCAGGCGTACGCCGCCTACCTCATGCTTCTGCTGCTCTTCAAACTCATGCCTCTTCTGACGCTTCGACTTCTTGCCCTTGCGGGGTGCGCCACCTGGACGGCCGAATGCACCAGCGGTACCGCCGCGACGTCCGCCGCGGCCGCCGCGGAAGCCACCTGGGCCGCCTGGACCGCCTGGTCCACGACGTCCGCCACCGCGGCCGCCGCCACCGCCGCCACCGGAGCCCTTGGAAGGCATCGATGCCGGAGTTGGGTGGGCAGGCATCATTGCTGGGGACGGACGACGACCGCCGCCGCCACCCTGGCCACCGCGGTTGCCGCCGCCTTGACGGTTACCGCCCTGGCCACGGTTATCGCCACCGCGACCCTTGCCGCGGTTATCGCCCGGCTTGCCGGAGCGCTGGCCCTTGGTGCCACCTGGGCGTGGGCCTGGGCGCTCGCCACCACCGGTCGAAAATGGGTTGTTGGCCACACGGCGAGTACCGCCTGGCTTCGGCATCGGGCGCGGCATTGCGTTGCCCGGGGTCGGGCGCTCGCCCTGCTTCTTGCCACCTGGCTTCGGGGCATTGGCACCCGGCTTTGCGCCGCCCGGCTTAGGTGCACCAGCACCTGGCTTCGGGGCGTTAGCGCCTGGCTTAGCGCCACCTGGCTTCGGTGCACCAGCACCCGGCTTCGGGGCGTTAGCACCAGGCTTAGCTGCGCCTGGCTTCGGTGCACCAGCACCCGGCTTGGCGCCGCCGGACTTCGGTGCGTTTGTCTGTGCACCCGGCTTCGGAGCGGCACCTGGCTTAGGTGCGCCCGGCTTCGGGGCAGCAGACTTCTTCTTCTGTGCGGACTTATCCTCCGCTGCGGCAGCGTCGTCGCCGCCGTTTTGCGCTTCGTAGTGCGCGCGCATCTTCTTGACCACCGGTGGTTCGATGGTCGAAGACGCGGTCTTTACAAACTCGCCTTGTTCCTTCAGCGTGGCGAGCAGTTCCTTGCTGGTTACTCCGAGCTGCTTTGCTAACTCGTGAACACGTAGCTTTCCGGGCACTTGTCTCCTCTTAATGTTTTCTAGAGGCCAAGGCCCGTCAAGCGGCCTTAACCTCTAGAGCTTGCGTATGACTTTCATCGCTGATGCTTCATCGTTGTGCGCTCATCAGTGTTCGGTCTTCCTTACAATCTCTGGGCCGGGCGGAGTCTTCCGCCATCTGCACCTGTAGTTCCAGGTACTCACGTACGTGACCTGTGTCCACATCCTTAGACGCGCGTAGTGCGCGTCCGATTGCGCGACGCTGCTGGGCACGCTCCAGCGCATCAAGGTCTGGCGTGATCCATGCTCCCCTGCCAGGCAGGCGGCGGCGTGGATCCGCTAGAACCCGGCGACGCTGGTCATCTGCTGGATCAATGACGATCCGCAGTAGTTGCGTGTCGGGATAGCGTTCGCGCGTAGCAATACACGTACGGTAACGGATGGGCTGTTGCGTCATCCATCTCCTTCGTGCTTGCTACGTGTGGGCCATTGACAAGCTTAGACGAAAAACCCACAGATTTTTAATCAGGCTCTTAATCCGCGTCCGAATGGATGTCGATTTTCCAACCGGTCAGACGTGCAGCCAGACGCGCGTTCTGGCCTTCCTTACCAATCGCCAGCGACAGCTGGTAGTCCGGCACGGTCACGCGTGCGACCTGGGCTTCCGGATCGACGATCTCCACGCGAACAACCTTGGACGGTGCCAAAGCGTTGCCAACGTACTCAGCCGGGTCGTCCTTGTAGTCAATGATGTCGATCTTCTCGCCACCAAGGCCACGCATGATGTTGTTCACACGCTGGCCACGCGGACCAATGCAGGCGCCCTTGGCGTTCAGGCCCTTGGCACGGCCGATAACCGCAACCTTGGAGCGGTGACCAGCCTCGCGGGCAATCGCGACGATTTCTACCGAGCCTTCTTCGACTTCTGGAACTTCCAGCTCAAACAGGCCACGGACCAGTTCCGGGTGGGTACGCGACAGGTTGACCTGCACGTGTGCGCCATTGCGGTTCACGCCGACAACATAAGCCTTGATGCGGTCGCCGTGCTCCAGCTTCTCACCTGGAATCTGCTCAGCTGGCAGCAGGACTGCGTCTTGCGAATCTAATTCGCTGCCCAGCTGCACGATGACGATGCCGCGCTCGTTGGCACGCACGTCACGCTGAACCACACCAGAGACAACCTGGCCGGTCAGCTGGGAGTAGGAATCGAAAGCAACCTCGGCTTCGGCCTCGCGGAGTTTGCGCAAAATGGCATCACGTACGGCCCGTGCGCCGGTTCGACCAAAGTTTTCCGGGGTATCGTCGTATTCCGTCATGACGTCGCCGGATTCTGGGTCCAGCTCGCTGACGATCACGCTGACCTCGCCAGTATCTGGGTCGATGTTCACGCGTGACTTCGTCTTCGACACTTCATCTTCTGCCGGGCGCACGCCGTCATTGCGGTAGTCCAGGTAGGAAAACAGCAGGGCGTTGCCGATTGCATCCAGCAGATCGCGCACTGGCACACCGCGTTGCTTTTCGATGGTGCGTAGTGCCGCTAGGTCGATATTCACTTGTTAATCCTCTCGGGGTGCCGAGTTCTCCTCGGCGTCGACGAATGCTTCTTGCGTGGCTTCCAGCTCCGCGGCTGGAACTTTCGCAAACTCAATTTCTACCACTGCGCGTTGGATGTTTTCCAATCGCTCGATACGAGTAACCACCTGCTTTTTCTCAGTAGAAACCAGCACCACAGCAGTCTCATCGTCATTCAGCGCACCCACGCGTCCACGATGGGTCTTGCCGTCTTCGAACTCATACGCAACCAGGCGGCCACGGTTGCGTCGCCAGTGGCGCGGTGCAGTCAGCGGCAAGTCCACACCCGGGGTGGAAACTTCCAAGGTGTAGCCGGCACCAAAGTTCAGCTCGCCGGCATCCTCGGCGGCATCGAAGTATTCGGAGATAGCAGTCGACAGCTTCTCCAAATCATCGGAAGTGGGGCGTTCATCCCCGTCCACCTTGATGATGACCTGGGATTTCTTGCCAGCCTTGGTGGTCTTGATGTGCTCGATATCAAAACCGAACTCTTCCACCTTCGGGGTAAGTAGCTGCGTCAATTGTTCTGCATCTGGGAAAGCCATGCGCCCTAGACTACGCGGTAGTAGTACAGTCTTTTGCGTGAACCACCGACTATCGCTTCTCCCCGCGCTCGCCGTGCTGCCCGCACTGACTGGCTGCCAGGCCGTCGATTCCGTGGTTACTTACTTCGGCCCCCGCCCGGACGAGACGTTAGAAACTCTGGCGCAGCAAGCAACTGCCGATGCCGCAACGCTTGACGATGCCGACGCATCCTCCCTGCGCCAAGAACAAGCCGACGCACTTTATGCCGAAATCACCCGCCTGTGCGGTACTGAAAACGGCGAAGTCCCGGAGTCTTGCGAAGTCGACCCCAACGACACCTCTGAGGTCACCGGCCAAGACGACCTCGAAGCATCGCTGCGCAGCACCCTTGATGGCGTCGGTGAAGTCAGCATGGAATCCCGTGCCCTCGTCGTTGACCAGGCCATCGATCTCGCAGCCCGTACCAACCCGGTTCTTCCACCGCTGGAGCAACTCGGAGAAGACGAAACCACCCAAGCCCGTGAGTTGCTGGAATGGGAATACCGCCAGGTCTACGGCCTTGATGTCGCCCGCGCTTTCGTCGACCCCAGCCTCGAAAACACCGTCGATGCGCGCATCACCATGCACGAAGAGCGCATCCAACAACTCCAAGAAGTACTCCACGCCGTCGGCGATATCCCCCAGCCCAAACCGGCCTACACCAGCGACGAATACGAACTACCGCATGATGCCACCAGCGCCGAGCAGTTCATCAACGACCTTGCCTGGGCCGACACCGTCGAATGGGCAAACGCCGCCACCACCCACGCCGAATCGCTGCACAGCCGCGACGACTCCACCGCTTGGCGCGACTGGCTCATCATTACTGCTGCCCAATCCCGCGCGGTGTAACCACCGCAAGCGGCGCCTACACCACAGAAAGACGAACCACTACACCAAAAATTGCAACTGCCTGGATACAAATTGGCAGGCCGCTATACATTTAGTTTGCTAAACCGTACAATCGCTTAGGTGAGTGCTAAGACAATGCGCGCCTTCCGTTGGTTGGCGCTTTTATTAATTGCCATCGGTATCGGAGTCATGTCCCTGGGCGGAGTAGACCAACCAGAGTCTGCTACCGCCACTGCCCCAGAAGGGGTGGAGGCAACCGAAGTTGCGAAGTTGCAGGAAAAGATCTCCGAACAAGAAAATGACGGCGATCAATCCAGTACCGCCATCGTCTTTTTAACCTCTGACGACGAGCTGGATATCCCTGCCTTAAGTCCCATTGCAGAGCAGCTCGGCGGACCGCTGATTCCTGCAGAAAGCGGACGCGCCGCCATGGTGCCTGTCTCCATCGAGGCCGGTACCGCTACTGAGAACAACGAAGAAGTTCTCCAGCTCCGCGATGACATCGCCGCTGAGCTGCCGGAAGGCGTCGAGTCCCAGGTCACCGGCCCGGCCGCTGTCCGCGCGGACCTCGCTGAAGTCTTCCAGGGCGCTAACTTCCTGCTGCTGGCCGTTACCGCCGGCATCGTGGCTGTCTTGCTGATTATCACCTACCGTAGCCCCATCCTGTGGCTACTGCCGTTGCTGGTTATCGCGGTTGCTGACCGTGCAACCAACACAGTATTTACCTACCTGCTCGACGCCATGGACTTTGCCTGGGACGAATCCGTCGCAGGTATTCTCTCCGTGCTGGTCTTCGGTGCCGGTACCAACTACGCCCTGCTGTTGATTTCGCGTTATCGCGATGAACTCACATTGCACGAAGACCGCTTCGAAGCCATGGCCAAGGCCTGGATTCCAACTCTGAAGACGGTTTCCGCCTCTGCAGGCACCGTGATTCTGGGCGTGCTCTGCCTGCTGCTGTCTTCTGTTCCAACCACCCAAGGCCTGGGCGTTGCTGCTGCCATTGGCGTCTCCATCGCCTGGATTTTTGCACTCTTCGCCCTGCCAGGCGTGCTGGTTCTCTTCGGTCGCTGGATCTTCTGGCCACGCAAGCCGCAGTACGGCGACAAGCAAAAGGCTAAGGTCTGGGACCGCATCGGTAACGTCGTGAAGTCTCGCCCACGCGTTATCGGTGGCGTTGCCTTCATCAGCCTGCTGGTATGCTGCATCGGCTACTTCCAGACCTCTACTGGTCTGACCCAGGCTGAACAGTTCATCGATACTCCAGAATCCATTGCTGCTGGTGAAGAACTGGAAGAAGAATTCCCGGACCAGTCCGCTACCCCGCCGCTGGTGGCAACCCAGGATCCTGAATCGACCACCGCCACCATTGAAGGCATGGGCGCTACCGTGACTGAGCAAGGCAGCGCGGATGACTGGACCTTAATGCAGGTCTCCGGTGCTGAGTTCGAAGAGCTGCGCGCTGAGTTCCCTGGCGATGACGTACTGGTCGGCGGCCCGGCTGCGGACTTGGCTGATGGTGAGGAAGCCGCCGCGGACGACCGCATGCTCATCTTCCCGCTGGTGCTGGGCCTTATCTTCCTGGCCCTGATTGTGATGCTGCGTTCCCTCGTGGCCCCAATCATCATGGTGGCCTCGGTGCTTCTGACCAACGTCGCAGCTATCGGTCTGGGCTGGTGGGTCTCCCACTACATCCTGGGCTTCGACAGCTTCGATTCCTCTACCCCGCTGTACGCCTTCGTCTTCCTGGTTGCCCTGGGCGTGGACTACACCATCTTCCTGATTACCCGTGCCCGGGAGGACGCAAGAGAAGTCGGTACACGCCGCGGCATTCTCACCGCACTGTCGTCAACCGGTGGCGTGATTACCTCTGCCGGCATCGTCCTGGCAGCAGTCTTCTCTGCCCTGGGCGTGCTCCCGCTGGTGGTTCTGGCGCAGCTGGGTGTCACCGTGTTTATCGGTGTGCTGCTCGATACCCTCATCGTCCGTACCATCCTGGTACCTTCCGTGGTCCAGGTCATCGGCGAGAAGTTCTGGTGGCCAGCCAACCCATTCAAGGACGGCGAGGCAAAATACCAAGCCAGCTTGAAGGAAAATCCGGATGCAGAATCCACTGCTACCCCGGTAAAGGCTGACTCATAAACGCCCGAACTTAAAAAGACACTGACTGCGCAGCCCTGCACCAGGGCTGCGCATCTTTGTTTTTCTGCACATAGCCGCATAACTGACCAGCAGACTTTCAGCGAATTATTCGCATTTATCGATTGCATCGTCCTCGCGACAGCCCCTATGTTGGTTCGTCATGTGCTCACGACAGCACGAGACCGAGCCACAGCACCGTGGCTCGACAGAGACCACCCAAAGGCCTCTAAGAGAAGTTAGACACGGAATTTAGCTAGGAGGACACTTTAAGATGCGTTCGAAGAAGTTCTTTACCGTTGCCGCTGCCACCGCCATTGCTGGTGCTGGTCTTGCCGCACCGGTTGCCAGCGCAGCACCCGAGTCCGCCTGGGACCAGGTCGCCGCATGTGAGTCCGGTGGCGACTGGCACATCAACACCGGCAATGGCTACCACGGTGGCCTGCAGTTCAACCCACAGACCTGGGCTGCTCACGGTGGCACCCAGTACGCAGCTACCGCTGACCAAGCAACCAAGGCTCAGCAGATCGAAATCGCCGAAAACGTCCTGGCCAACCAGGGTGCTGGCGCATGGCCTAACTGCGGCGGCCCAGTCGCAGGCTAAGAAGGCCTCGTAAGCGGACAGCACACGCTGTCTAACCGCTAAACAGAGAAAATGCAGACCTGCACGAGGCAGGTCTGCATTTGTGTGTTTTAAGCACTGCGCTGTAGCTAGTCGTTGCTCTCTTGCTGGGCTTTGGCAGCGGCGATAACGGCATTGCGTTTGTCGAGTTCTGCTTGGGCGCGCTTGGGATCGGGTTTGCGGTTGCCCTTGGTGTTGAGCAGGGAAACACCCAGTAGCAGTGTCCAGACGGTCTGTACGTCGCTGCTCATGCGCTCCCACAGGCCAGGGCGGTCGGTCATGAACAAGAACGCCACAAAGCCAATAGCGACGATGACCATTAGTACCCACGTCAATCCGCGAGCAGCGCTGTTGAGCATCGGGCGCTGGTTGTCGTTGGTGAGAACATCGCGGGAAGCCAACGCTGCAGAGGCCATAAGAGCAAGGCCCAGCACCATGGACACGATTACTGCTCCACCGTGCACGGTGGACTGCACGTTAGCCGGAACGGCCGCGGCAACGCCCATGGAGATAGCCTGCACAATGGCAATGGCGCCGGTGCGCATGCCGCCACGGGCTTGGTTGTAGCGTTGTGCGGCAATCAGCAGTGCACCCGCAACTGCCAGAATCACAGCAGAAGCGCCGAGGCCTACGTTGAACCACAGATGGCCAGGGCTGCAGATGTAGCGGGAGATGAACTGATCGTCGCTAAGAACGCACTCGGTCACGCCAAGGTCGCTGGTGAGGTTTGCAGACAGCTGATACATGCCGTCCCACTGTGCAATGGCGATGGCTTGGCCGATAAAGGCCAGCAGGGCGCTACAGATAAAGAGGAATCCGGCGGTCTTGCGTTGTGTCATGACTTGCCTTTCTACGACATAAAAAACCCACCGCTTCCCTGTTCTACCCGCTTTGGGGTGGAAAGGAAGCCGGTGGGCGTATCGCCTTACGTAAGTAGGCTCACGAGCTTTAGTCGCGCCAGCTTACTTACCTTCGCGGACGAGCTCGAGAAGCTTGTCCACGGCTTGGTCGGCTGGGACCTCGAAGGTTTCGCCGCCGCGGATGCGCAGTTCGATCTTGCCGTCCTTGAAGGCGCGGCCCAGGATGGCAGCGAATGGCATACCGAGGAGTTCGGCATCCTTGAACTTCACGCCGGGAGAGACCTTCGGGCGGTCATCGAAAAGTACTTCCAGGCCGGCGTCGTCGAGTTCGTCGACCAGCTTCTTACCGGCTTCCATGGCAGCGGCATCCTTGTTGGCCACAGCGACGTGCACCTTGAAAGGTGCGACCTCGACTGGCCAGCGCAGGCCCTTGTCGTCGTGACGCTGCTCAGCCAGAACGGCCAGCAAGCGGGTGACGCCGATGCCGTAGGAACCCATGGTTGGGACGGCGCGCTTGCCGTTTTCGTCGAGGATCTGCACGTTGAAAGCCTCGGTGTATTTGCGGCCCAGCTGGAAGATATGGCCCAGCTCAATACCGCGCTCCAGGGTCAGCGTGCCCTGGCCTTCGGGAGCCGGGTCGCCTTCCTTGATTTCGGCGGCTTCGATGTACTCGTCGACTTCAAAGTCGCGGCCAGCCACCAGGTTAGTGACGTGCTGGTTCGGGGCATCAGCGCCGGTGATCCAGGCACTGCCCTTGACCACTCGTGGGTCGGCGTAGACCTTCACGCCATTAGTGTTCAGTGCCTTCGGGCCAACGTAGCCCTTGACGAGGAAACCGTTGCGCTCGAAGTCTTCGTCGCTAGCCAGCTCAAATTCGACTGGCTCCAGGGAGGCTTCCAGACGCTTTTCGTCCAGGGCGCGATCGCCTGGGATGAGCACGGCGGCCAGCTCCCACTCGCGCTCTTCGTCTTCGGCGTCTGCGACAGGTTGAGCGGTCTTGATCACCATGCACTTCAAGGTGTCAGAAGCCTCGACCTTACGGCCATCGACTTCCATGCCAGCTTCGTTCGCCCACTCGACCAGGGTGTCAATCGTCGGCGATTCCGGAGTGGAGTGCACCTGTGCTTCCGGCTGGTCCTCAATGGAACGCTCTTCTGGCACCTGGGTCACGACTGCCTCAACGTTGGCAGCGTAGTCACCGTCGGTGGCGCGCACGAAGGTGTCCTCGCCGACCTCAGAGATAGCCAGGAACTCCTCGGAAGCAGAACCGCCCATCGCACCAGAGGTGGCCTGGCAAATGGTGTAATCAATGCCCAGACGGTCAAAGATGCGCTGGTACGCCTTGCGGTGGCGGGCATAAGACTCGTCCAGGCCTTCATCGGTCATATCGAAGGAGTAAGAATCCTTCATCGTGAACTCACGGCCACGCAGCACACCTGCGCGCGGGCGCTCTTCGTCACGGTACTTAGTCTGAATCTGGTACAAGGTGACCGGGAAGTCCTTGTAGGAGGAGTACATGTCCTTGACTGCTTGGGTGAACATCTCCTCGTGCGTTGGGCCCAGCAGCATGTCTGCGCCCTTGCGGTCCTTCAAGCGGAAAAGGTTGTCACCGTATTCCGTCCAGCGATCCGAAGCTTCATAAGGCTCACGTGGCAGCAGTGCCGGGAAGAGCATCTCCTGGCCGCCAATGGCGTCCATCTCTTCACGGACTACATTTTCGATGTTGCGTACGGTTCGCAGTCCTAGCGGCAACCAGGTGTAAATTCCCGGCGCGGCACGGCGCACATAGCCGGCGCGCACCAGAAGCTTGTGGCTGGGGACTTCGGCATCTGCGGGATCCTCACGCAGGGTGCGGAGGAAGAGTTCGGAAAGACGGGTGATCATGGTGAAAAATATACCCCGCTAGGCTAGGTCTATGCTTATTATCCTCCCTCCTTCTGAAACCAAAGCGCACGGCGGGTCCGGTGACCCCCTCGATTTGGGGACACTTTCTTTTCCGGAATTGAATGAAATCCGTGCTGAGAATGCAGCTGACCTGCAAGCACTCGATGTCGAGGAAGCACTTGGCGTATTAGGCATTTCTGAGAAGCTGCGCGAGGAAGCTGAATCCAATAGGCAGCTGGATACCACCCCTACTCTTCCCGCAATTCACCGCTACACGGGGGTGCTTTACGATGCCCTCGATGCCTCCACCCTGTCCGATTCGGCCC is a window of Corynebacterium camporealensis DNA encoding:
- a CDS encoding MMPL family transporter, with protein sequence MSAKTMRAFRWLALLLIAIGIGVMSLGGVDQPESATATAPEGVEATEVAKLQEKISEQENDGDQSSTAIVFLTSDDELDIPALSPIAEQLGGPLIPAESGRAAMVPVSIEAGTATENNEEVLQLRDDIAAELPEGVESQVTGPAAVRADLAEVFQGANFLLLAVTAGIVAVLLIITYRSPILWLLPLLVIAVADRATNTVFTYLLDAMDFAWDESVAGILSVLVFGAGTNYALLLISRYRDELTLHEDRFEAMAKAWIPTLKTVSASAGTVILGVLCLLLSSVPTTQGLGVAAAIGVSIAWIFALFALPGVLVLFGRWIFWPRKPQYGDKQKAKVWDRIGNVVKSRPRVIGGVAFISLLVCCIGYFQTSTGLTQAEQFIDTPESIAAGEELEEEFPDQSATPPLVATQDPESTTATIEGMGATVTEQGSADDWTLMQVSGAEFEELRAEFPGDDVLVGGPAADLADGEEAAADDRMLIFPLVLGLIFLALIVMLRSLVAPIIMVASVLLTNVAAIGLGWWVSHYILGFDSFDSSTPLYAFVFLVALGVDYTIFLITRAREDAREVGTRRGILTALSSTGGVITSAGIVLAAVFSALGVLPLVVLAQLGVTVFIGVLLDTLIVRTILVPSVVQVIGEKFWWPANPFKDGEAKYQASLKENPDAESTATPVKADS
- a CDS encoding proline--tRNA ligase; translation: MITRLSELFLRTLREDPADAEVPSHKLLVRAGYVRRAAPGIYTWLPLGLRTVRNIENVVREEMDAIGGQEMLFPALLPREPYEASDRWTEYGDNLFRLKDRKGADMLLGPTHEEMFTQAVKDMYSSYKDFPVTLYQIQTKYRDEERPRAGVLRGREFTMKDSYSFDMTDEGLDESYARHRKAYQRIFDRLGIDYTICQATSGAMGGSASEEFLAISEVGEDTFVRATDGDYAANVEAVVTQVPEERSIEDQPEAQVHSTPESPTIDTLVEWANEAGMEVDGRKVEASDTLKCMVIKTAQPVADAEDEEREWELAAVLIPGDRALDEKRLEASLEPVEFELASDEDFERNGFLVKGYVGPKALNTNGVKVYADPRVVKGSAWITGADAPNQHVTNLVAGRDFEVDEYIEAAEIKEGDPAPEGQGTLTLERGIELGHIFQLGRKYTEAFNVQILDENGKRAVPTMGSYGIGVTRLLAVLAEQRHDDKGLRWPVEVAPFKVHVAVANKDAAAMEAGKKLVDELDDAGLEVLFDDRPKVSPGVKFKDAELLGMPFAAILGRAFKDGKIELRIRGGETFEVPADQAVDKLLELVREGK
- a CDS encoding transglycosylase family protein, coding for MRSKKFFTVAAATAIAGAGLAAPVASAAPESAWDQVAACESGGDWHINTGNGYHGGLQFNPQTWAAHGGTQYAATADQATKAQQIEIAENVLANQGAGAWPNCGGPVAG
- a CDS encoding DUF998 domain-containing protein; protein product: MTQRKTAGFLFICSALLAFIGQAIAIAQWDGMYQLSANLTSDLGVTECVLSDDQFISRYICSPGHLWFNVGLGASAVILAVAGALLIAAQRYNQARGGMRTGAIAIVQAISMGVAAAVPANVQSTVHGGAVIVSMVLGLALMASAALASRDVLTNDNQRPMLNSAARGLTWVLMVIVAIGFVAFLFMTDRPGLWERMSSDVQTVWTLLLGVSLLNTKGNRKPDPKRAQAELDKRNAVIAAAKAQQESND